AGCGAGCAGCTCCAGTGCAAAATGAGCTTCACGGTAATTCAGCCCCCCTGGTACCGGCGTACCCACACCCGGAGCCTCACGCGGATCAAGACAATCCATATCAAAGCTAATATGAATACCATCTGTTCCTTCTCCGACTACAGCCAGCGTCTGTTCAACAACCTGTTGTATACCCATCCGGTCAATATCATGCATTGTAAAGCTCTTGATGCCAAGTGCTCGGATCTGTTCCTTCTCATATACATCCAAATCACGCAAGCCAATATAGACCAGGTTGGAAGGATTAAGGAACGGCCCCGCGCCCGGAATATGTGACAAGTTAAATGCAGAATGCCCCAAAGCGGCAGCAACACTCATCCCATGCATATTTCCAGACAGACTACGCTCTTCTGTATTCAAATCCGCATGAGCATCAAACCAGATCACACCCAGATTGGAATAATGCGCAGACAACCCGGCAAGAGAACCTATAGCTACACTGTGATCCCCACCCAGAACAAGTGGAAAAGCTCCTTCCGCTATCGCGCCAGACACTTCATTGCACACTCGCTCGCTCACCTGTCTAACCTCGGATAAATATTTCACACGATTGCGTTCAATTGGAGCTACAGACTCTGAGGGACAATCTACACGGATCTCTTTTGATACTTTCAACCCAAGGCTAGCAATTTCACGTTTCAATCCTGCGGTAATGAGTTCATCCGGACCTAACTCAGCACCACCTCGGGCCCCGCCTAATCCAAAAGGCACCTTAATAACGGCAACGTCATGATGACGCAAATGTAATTGGCTCGTTTCATTAGAAGCACTCAGCGTTCCTGCAGATTCCATATCATTGTTTCCCATGTAGGCCAGCTCCTTCGCTGCTTATATGAAGTAATCAAAGAATCAAAGGTTTATCAGTCACCCAGCACCTGAGCAATTCGCTCCAACGCCCAGTCGATCTCAGTCTCCGTAATGGTCAGTGGCGGTGCAAAACGGATCGTTGTTTCATGGGTTTCTTTACAGAGCAGTCCAACAGACATTAACTTCTCACAATATGGGCGTGCAGGTACATGCAGATCAACACCGATGAACAACCCTCTGCCTCGAACCTCACGCACAGCTGAACTGCGAATTCCCTGAAGCTGTTTCATAAAATAATTCCCCAGACGCTCCGAGCGCCCTGCAAGCTTCTCATTTTCCAGAACTTCCAGTGCCGCAACAGCCACTGCGCAGGCAAGTGGGTTCCCCCCGAAAGTGGAGCCATGAGAACCCGGTTCAAACAAATCCAGTATTTCTGCATTTGCAGCAATAGCCGAGATGGGTATCACTCCCCCACCTAGCGCTTTACCCATAATCCAGATATCAGGCTCAACCCCCTCCCAGTCAGAGGCAAAACGGCGTCCCGTTCGTCCGAATCCGGTCTGAATTTCATCCGCCACAGTCAACACCCGGTGCTGTTTGCACAGCGTAAAGGCTTCAGCAAGATATCCTTCTGGCGGAATGACAATACCGGCCTCCCCCTGAATGGGTTCCACAAGAAAAGCGGCCGTATGCGGTGTAATCGCAAGTTTAAGCGCTTCAATGTCACCATAAGGAATGATTTTGAATCCGGGTGTAAACGGACCAAAGTCTTTTTTGTACTCTTCTGAAGATGAGAAAGAGGTGACCGTCAGTGTTCTTCCATGAAAATTGCCGGAGCATACGATAATTTCAGCTTGATTTTCCGGTACACCCTTGCAGCGATATGCCCATCTTCGTACTGCTTTCACGGCCGTTTCAACCGCTTCAGCTCCCGTGTTCATGGCCAGAATTTTGGGTTTGCCTGTAAATTGCGAGAGCTTCTGATAAAAAAGTGATGCCGCACTGCTGTGAAATGCCCGTGATGTTAATGTTACCCGATCTGCCTGATCTTTCAGCGCCTGAATGATTACCGGATGTCTGTGCCCATGATTTAATGCCGAATATGCACTTAACATATCCATATAACGGCGACCTTCGGGATCTTCGACCCATACTCCCTCTGCCTGCTCAATGACGATCGGGAGCGGATGATAATTAGGTGCAGCATAACGTTCCGACCAATCCATTAACATTTTCGAATCTGACATATACTCCCAGCACCCCTCTTTGATTATATTGTATACAAAATACAATATCAATGTATGCTTCGCCACGACCATTTACGACTCCTGCTCACTTTTTCCGCGATCACCTAATTTCACTTCATTCGCAGACTTTCCGTATTCCGTTATCGGGATACGGAAAGTCTGCGTTCCAGCCAGGTGAGCAGGTTGGCCAACGTAAATGTAATTACAAAATAGAGGGCAGCAGCAACAAGGAGCGGGGCAAGCGGCTGGAAGGTAACCCCCTGAATGGCTCTAGCCGTATATATAATCTCAGCAATCCCGATCATGGAAACAAGCGAGGAATCTTTAATGATAATAATGAATTCATTACCGATCGCCGGAAGCATGTTTCGAAAGGCCTGCGGCAGTATAATGTAGCGAAGCGTCATGCTATGGGACATCCCAAGAGAACGCGAAACTTCAGTCTGTCCTTTATCAATTGCCTGAATCCCCGCCCTGAACACCTCTGCCATGTATGCCGAGCTGTTCATGGTCAATGCGACCACCCCCGACATAAATGCGGTTAGGTTCACACCAATTACGGTCAGACCATAATGAATAATGAGAATTTGCACCAACATCGGCGTACCGCGAATGAGTTCGATATACGCGGATGCTGCGAACTTGATAGGCCACACTCGTGATATACGCAGCAGTGCCACCATAACCCCCAGCAAAGTACCAAATAACACCCCAAAGAAGGAAAGCTCCAACGTCACCCACGCGCTACGCGCATAATCCTGCCAATGTTCGGATAGAAAGGAGAAATCTAAATTCACGGTATATCCCTCACTCGCCCGGTTTATTCGCCTAACATCTCATTCGCTTCAACAACGAAGCGTTCGATATCTCCGTCCGTTTTGAGCTTCTCCAGCGTACTGTTGATCTGATCAACGAGCTCCTTGTTGCCTTTTTTCACGGCGATTGCCGATCCTCCTTCATCCTCTGCCTGTTCAATCTTCACATTTGCAACAACCAGTCCCTCCTGGTTCTTTACATACTGCTGCGCAACCGGCTTCTCCAGAATAAGCGCATCTACCCGCCCGGTCTGCAATTCAAGAATCAATTCGGGAATTTTGGCAAGAGAAGTAAGTTTGGCTCCTTGAATAT
Above is a window of Paenibacillus sp. E222 DNA encoding:
- the rocF gene encoding arginase, which translates into the protein MGNNDMESAGTLSASNETSQLHLRHHDVAVIKVPFGLGGARGGAELGPDELITAGLKREIASLGLKVSKEIRVDCPSESVAPIERNRVKYLSEVRQVSERVCNEVSGAIAEGAFPLVLGGDHSVAIGSLAGLSAHYSNLGVIWFDAHADLNTEERSLSGNMHGMSVAAALGHSAFNLSHIPGAGPFLNPSNLVYIGLRDLDVYEKEQIRALGIKSFTMHDIDRMGIQQVVEQTLAVVGEGTDGIHISFDMDCLDPREAPGVGTPVPGGLNYREAHFALELLASTNQVTSMDLVEVNPLFDQNRHTARLGVELIASLLGKRIL
- a CDS encoding ornithine--oxo-acid transaminase, whose amino-acid sequence is MSDSKMLMDWSERYAAPNYHPLPIVIEQAEGVWVEDPEGRRYMDMLSAYSALNHGHRHPVIIQALKDQADRVTLTSRAFHSSAASLFYQKLSQFTGKPKILAMNTGAEAVETAVKAVRRWAYRCKGVPENQAEIIVCSGNFHGRTLTVTSFSSSEEYKKDFGPFTPGFKIIPYGDIEALKLAITPHTAAFLVEPIQGEAGIVIPPEGYLAEAFTLCKQHRVLTVADEIQTGFGRTGRRFASDWEGVEPDIWIMGKALGGGVIPISAIAANAEILDLFEPGSHGSTFGGNPLACAVAVAALEVLENEKLAGRSERLGNYFMKQLQGIRSSAVREVRGRGLFIGVDLHVPARPYCEKLMSVGLLCKETHETTIRFAPPLTITETEIDWALERIAQVLGD
- a CDS encoding amino acid ABC transporter permease produces the protein MNLDFSFLSEHWQDYARSAWVTLELSFFGVLFGTLLGVMVALLRISRVWPIKFAASAYIELIRGTPMLVQILIIHYGLTVIGVNLTAFMSGVVALTMNSSAYMAEVFRAGIQAIDKGQTEVSRSLGMSHSMTLRYIILPQAFRNMLPAIGNEFIIIIKDSSLVSMIGIAEIIYTARAIQGVTFQPLAPLLVAAALYFVITFTLANLLTWLERRLSVSR